From a region of the Falsibacillus albus genome:
- a CDS encoding class I SAM-dependent methyltransferase gives MGGKVFNYQKAEKLLDPKRQELIPIDRVLQLLDVNKEDIVSDLGCGNGYLTLPIAQKVNTNVVAVDLQAEMLELLEKRAMEANVGNVTLVQASLEKAGLDHHSMDKIVSAFVLHEVPELEKVMSDLHKALKPNGKWLILDWEAIEMEMGPPLHERISSGRMADLLDEKGFQTEVGYFNQGVYYIVAAKKEA, from the coding sequence ATGGGGGGTAAAGTATTCAATTATCAAAAAGCAGAGAAACTTCTTGATCCCAAAAGACAGGAATTAATTCCAATCGATCGTGTTCTCCAACTCTTGGATGTAAACAAAGAAGATATCGTATCTGATTTAGGCTGCGGCAACGGCTATTTGACATTGCCGATTGCGCAGAAAGTGAACACGAACGTTGTAGCCGTCGATCTTCAGGCCGAAATGCTGGAGTTGCTGGAGAAGCGCGCCATGGAAGCAAATGTTGGGAATGTCACTTTGGTCCAGGCGTCCCTTGAAAAAGCAGGTTTGGATCATCATTCTATGGACAAAATCGTTTCAGCCTTTGTTCTCCATGAAGTGCCTGAGCTTGAGAAAGTAATGTCGGACCTTCATAAGGCTCTTAAACCAAATGGAAAATGGCTCATTCTCGATTGGGAAGCAATCGAAATGGAAATGGGGCCACCGCTCCATGAACGGATTTCTTCTGGCAGGATGGCAGATCTTCTCGATGAAAAAGGCTTCCAAACCGAAGTCGGCTACTTTAACCAAGGTGTTTATTACATCGTCGCAGCAAAGAAGGAAGCATAA